A window from Hemitrygon akajei unplaced genomic scaffold, sHemAka1.3 Scf000057, whole genome shotgun sequence encodes these proteins:
- the LOC140721564 gene encoding uncharacterized protein, with amino-acid sequence MAHQRVHTGERLFTCSVCEKRFTQSSHLHSHQRVHTGEKPFTCSVCGKGFTQSSTLQSHQRVHTGERPFTCSECGKGFTRSSQLLAHQHIHTGEWPFPCSECGKGFTKSSTLLVHQRVHTGEKPFSCSVCGKRFIQSSYLQSHQRVHTGEKPFSCSVCGKRFTQSSHLQSHQRVHTGERPFTCSDCGKRFTQSSILHSHQRVHTGERPFTCSECGKRFSDSSSLQKHQRVHTGEKPFTCSECGKRFSDSSSLQKHQRVHTGEKPFTCSECGKRFTQLSQLQRHHRVHTGEKPFTCSVCGKRFTDPSTLLSHQRVHTGERPFTCSECGKGFTRSSQLLAHQQVHTGEWPFTCSECGKLFTKSSTLLVHQRVHTGEKLFICSVCGKGFTDSSTLQRHQRVHTGEKPFTCSECGKRFTQSSHLLAHQSVHTGEKPFTCSECGKRFAHSSNLHSHQRVHTGEKPFTCSECGKRFTHSSTLQRHQRVHTGEKPFTCSECGKGFTQSSHLLAHQSVHTGERLFTCSDCGKGFTQSSNLQRHQQVHTREKPFTCSICGKGFTQSSQLLEHKSVHSGEWPLL; translated from the coding sequence atggcacaccagcgtgttcacactggggagaggctgttcacttgctcagtctgtgagaagagattcactcagtcatcccacctacacagtcaccagcgagttcacactggggagaagccattcacctgctcagtctgtgggaagggattcactcagtcatccaccctacagagtcatcagcgagttcacactggagagaggccattcacctgctcagagtgtgggaagggattcactcggtcatcccaactactggcacaccagcatattcacactggggagtggcctttcccgtgctcagaatgtgggaaaggattcactaagtcatccaccttactggtacatcagcgagttcacactggggagaagccattcagctgctcagtctgtgggaagagattcattcagtcatcctacctgcagagtcatcagcgagttcacactggggagaagccattcagctgctcagtctgtgggaagagattcactcagtcatcccacctacagagtcatcagcgagttcacaccggggagaggccgttcacctgctcagactgtggtaagagattcactcaatcttccatcctacatagtcatcagcgagttcacactggggagaggccgttcacttgctcagaatgtgggaagagattcagtgattcatccagcctacagaagcatcagcgagttcacactggggagaagccgttcacctgctcagaatgtgggaagcgattcagtgattcatccagcctacagaagcatcagcgagttcacactggggagaagccgttcacctgctcagaatgtgggaagagattcactcagttatcccaactacagagacatcatcgagttcacactggggagaagccattcacctgctcagtctgtgggaagagattcactgatccatccaccctactgagtcatcagcgagttcacactggagagaggccattcacctgctcagagtgtgggaagggattcactcggtcatcccaactactggcacaccagcaagttcacactggggagtggcctttcacctgctcagaatgtgggaaactattcactaagtcatccaccttactggtacatcagcgagttcacactggggagaagctgttcatctgctcagtctgtgggaagggattcactgactcttccaccctacagagacatcagcgagtccacactggggagaagccattcacctgctcagaatgtgggaagagattcactcagtcatcccacctactggcacaccagtcagttcacactggggagaagccgttcacctgctcagaatgtgggaagagattcgctcactcatccaacctacatagtcatcagcgagttcacactggagagaagccgttcacctgctcagaatgtgggaagagattcacacactCTTCCACCcttcagagacatcagcgagttcacactggggagaagccattcacctgctcagaatgtgggaagggattcactcagtcatcccacctactggcacaccagtcagttcacactggggagaggctgttcacctgctcagactgtgggaagggattcactcagtcatccaacctacagagacatcagcaagttcacactcgggagaagccattcacctgctcaatctgtgggaaaggattcactcagtcatcccaacttctggaacacaagtcagttcatagtggggagtggccattgttatga